In Daucus carota subsp. sativus chromosome 4, DH1 v3.0, whole genome shotgun sequence, one DNA window encodes the following:
- the LOC108217463 gene encoding uncharacterized protein LOC108217463: MSSKKCDSFKDVNKVRYDWKVTARVMNLWRGVSTKGEPFTSFNLLLLDNKRCRVHAFVPGSVAASLEPILQIGKIYLFNNFTAKDYKADEKFRPVHKTWQIVLGQETKITCLDENEVAIDKAAFDFYDLADLKDLANQSTYLTDVIGVVHEREIQLGDIKNRFGVQQRQIKITITDGRRMVKVTFWDDFAQLFADAVKKNTFEYPLILIVCCGRAQEWQKQINITNVTATTFYINCNHSSVAHMRKMLKQPEFEEYNKSVPKWKPIQMLSINQIKNVKADDSETEVLCKVIIDKVMQDTWYKDICTSCYSKLQVVGYEMKCLTCPRTVPYADKWFEICCMASDATGSIPIMLDNFSAMKCFGKRAYDVYNKGNEAFPEIIKSLEKNLYTVKILITIHNITGRNKVYTVKDMVPGHIVKTEASESEDTTPKPVQESFAEVKI, translated from the exons ATGTCTTCCAAAAAATGCGATTCTTTCAAAGATGTAAACAAAGTGCGCTATGATTGGAAAGTCACAGCTAGGGTGATGAATTTATGGAGAGGAGTGTCTACGAAAGGAGAACCGTTTACTAGCTTCAATCTATTACTTCTTGATAATAAG CGTTGTCGTGTTCATGCTTTTGTTCCTGGGAGCGTGGCTGCTAGCTTAGAGCCAATATTACAAATAGGAAAaatatacctcttcaacaactTCACCGCCAAGGATTACAAGGCTGATGAAAAATTCAGGCCAGTACACAAAACTTGGCAAATTGTTCTAGGACAAGAGACAAAAATCACCTGTTTAGATGAGAACGAGGTAGCCATTGACAAAGCTGCATTCGATTTTTACGATCTGGCAGATCTTAAAGACTTGGCAAATCAATCAACCTATTTAACTG ATGTCATTGGAGTTGTGCATGAACGTGAAATACAACTAGGAGACATTAAAAATCGATTTGGTGTCCAGCAACGCCAAATAAAAATAACTATCACAGATGGAag GAGAATGGTGAAGGTCACTTTCTGGGACGATTTTGCTCAATTATTTGCTGATGCGGTGAAGAAGAATACTTTTGAGTACCCTCTAATTCTCATTGTGTGTTGTGGAAGAGCACAAGAGTGGCAGA AACAAATAAACATCACAAATGTaactgcaactaccttctacatAAACTGCAATCACAGCAGTGTCGCCCACATGAGGAAAAT GCTAAAACAACCTGAGTTCGAGGAATACAACAAATCAGTCCCAAAATGGAAACCCATCCAGATGCTAAGCATAAACCAAATCAAAAATGTCAAAGCGGATGACTCTGAG ACTGAGGTTCTATGCAAGGTGATTATTGACAAAGTCATGCAGGATACATGGTACAAAGATATATGTACATCATGCTATAGCAAACTTCAGGTTGTAGGCTATGAAATGAAGTGTCTGACCTGTCCTAGAACTGTTCCTTATGCAGACAAGTG GTTTGAAATTTGCTGCATGGCTTCCGATGCAACTGGTAGCATACCAATTATGTTGGACAACTTCTCAGCTATGAAATGTTTTGGAAAAAGAGCTTACGATGTCTACAATAAG GGAAATGAAGCCTTTCCAGAAATTATTAAATCACTCGAGAAAAATCTTTACACTGTGAAGATCCTGATTACCATCCACAACATTACTGGTAGGAACAAGGTTTACACTGTTAAGGATATGGTTCCTGGACACATCGTAAAAACAGAAGCATCGGAGAGTGAAGACACTACACCTAAACCAGTACAAGAATCTTTTGCTGAGGTGAAAATCTAA
- the LOC108216228 gene encoding PAN domain-containing protein At5g03700, with product MCSKMTFSNHIFLLLSFVCAATLFSGVESKTKDNLSKGFTVTPDSSVTSFQPLLTDSNANFSLGLLRVNRTQLALVILHLPSSQQLWIARTSRLPRWSPSTHVFFNGSLVISDQHSRVLWSTNTDGDRVYLSNTSNLQINGPDSILWQSFHFPSDTLLENQNFTSNMTLNSSNGLYYMHLGYNFIGLYAKFTPHSGQDQIYYKRKAMEIKAKIVKGQGPIYASVRSDGFLGMYQNETAPIDIQSFSSYQQYNPGNRILKIESDGNLKGYYWTGSNWILDYEAVSEFCELPRSCGAYGLCHPSKGCSCLNNETDFSSGKCEAPENNSGDFCSLRNSKFKILRKSGVELPYKELMEYEKMNTLEQCERSCKESCKCWGAVYSNSSGFCYRIEYPIQTLVSVGDDSKVGYFKVRESAGKSKMAIGLVIGAVLLCGVILVFAWIGVTWRRKRRASRAYVEGDSGVVGVGPYKDLASESFGSIELSERR from the coding sequence ATGTGTTCCAAAATGACCTTCTCAAATCACATCTTTCTTCTTCTCTCTTTTGTCTGTGCAGCTACGTTGTTCTCTGGGGTTGAATCCAAAACTAAAGATAATCTTTCCAAGGGCTTCACAGTTACACCAGACTCATCAGTCACCTCATTTCAACCTCTCCTCACCGATTCCAACGCCAACTTCTCACTGGGTCTGCTCCGAGTCAATCGCACTCAACTCGCTCTTGTTATTCTCCACTTACCATCTTCTCAACAGCTCTGGATCGCCCGCACCAGTAGATTACCACGCTGGTCACCTTCCACTCACGTATTCTTCAATGGCAGTCTCGTAATATCAGATCAACACTCCAGGGTGTTGTGGTCAACTAACACAGACGGAGACCGCGTTTATCTCTCCAACACATCTAATCTTCAAATCAACGGCCCGGATTCGATCCTGTGGCAGAGCTTTCACTTCCCATCCGACACACTCCTCGAGAACCAAAACTTCACGAGTAACATGACACTAAATTCCTCGAACGGGCTTTACTACATGCACTTAGGTTACAATTTCATCGGCCTCTACGCGAAATTCACCCCACATTCGGGCCAAGATCAAATTTACTACAAGCGCAAAGCGATGGAAATAAAGGCCAAAATTGTCAAAGGCCAAGGGCCCATCTACGCATCCGTTAGGTCGGACGGGTTTCTCGGTATGTACCAAAACGAGACAGCTCCGATTGATATACAATCGTTCAGCAGTTATCAGCAGTATAATCCCGGtaatcggattttaaaaatcgaaTCAGACGGTAATCTAAAAGGTTACTATTGGACAGGATCAAATTGGATTCTTGATTATGAAGCGGTATCTGAATTTTGTGAACTCCCACGTTCGTGCGGTGCGTACGGTTTATGTCACCCTAGCAAGGGATGTTCGTGTTTAAATAATGAGACGGATTTTTCTTCGGGCAAGTGCGAAGCACCGGAAAATAACTCTGGCGATTTTTGTAGCTTGCGTAATAGTAAGTTTAAAATATTGCGAAAGAGTGGAGTTGAGTTGCCGTACAAAGAGCTAATGGAGTACGAGAAAATGAATACGTTGGAGCAATGCGAGAGGTCATGCAAAGAGAGCTGCAAGTGCTGGGGTGCGGTGTACAGTAACTCCTCTGGGTTCTGCTACAGGATAGAGTACCCCATACAAACATTAGTGAGTGTTGGTGATGATTCGAAAGTGGGGTATTTTAAAGTGCGGGAGAGTGCAGGGAAGAGTAAGATGGCGATTGGGTTGGTGATTGGAGCAGTACTGCTGTGCGGGGTAATTTTGGTATTTGCATGGATAGGGGTGACGTGGAGAAGGAAGAGGAGAGCAAGTAGGGCCTACGTGGAGGGAGATAGTGGGGTAGTGGGTGTGGGACCGTATAAGGATTTGGCATCTGAAAGTTTTGGTTCGATAGAATTAAGTGAAAGAAGGTGA